In Acropora muricata isolate sample 2 chromosome 11, ASM3666990v1, whole genome shotgun sequence, one DNA window encodes the following:
- the LOC136889567 gene encoding condensin-2 complex subunit D3-like has translation SGQKATIAENKPLLNYHFILGLWKVLPDNSLSNRVLILILYSFIDSGDKVSENAGLKFESCIMAANTYIILISVPGSGAYNIFHPLLFQKALDVLLLWP, from the exons TCAGGTCAAAAAGCGACCATTGCTGAGAACAAGCCTCTCCTCAATTATCATTTCATTTTAGGACTGTGGAAAGTTCTGCCAGACAACAGTTTATCAAACAGAGTgttgatattaattttgtattcaTTCATTGACTCCGGTGATAAGGTAAGCGAAA ATGCAGGACTCAAATTTGAAAGCTGTATTATGGCTGCTAATACATATATTATTCTGATTTCAGTGCCAG GAAGTGGGGCTTACAATATATTCCATCCATTGCTGTTTCAAAAAGCTCTGGATGTTTTGCTACTTTGGCCTT gA
- the LOC136888937 gene encoding dynein regulatory complex subunit 5-like: protein MNFEWNLFQFTARDCLSLAKAVKACHTLKVLHLHRSGIDDEKVRVLISHILDHPSLLTLDLSHNKIGDSGARAVGKLLNGRCILTTLNLCDNKIRSNGAAAIGHALGKNTTLSYINLRLNRLGDDGGQAICRALLKNSTLTHVHLGSNDLGEPTAAILSQVVVSNKALVDLNLSCNTIGPDGGKSLQEGMEENTTIQYMDLRLTEVGQENEYCINQLLKRNREEQYQQGRNS, encoded by the exons ATGAATTTTGAATGGAATTTGTTCCAATTTACAGCCAGGGATTGTCTTTCACTTGCAAAG GCTGTCAAGGCTTGTCACACCTTGAAAGTACTGCACCTTCATCGTAGTGGGATAGATGATGAAAAGGTTCGTGTTCTCATTAGTCACATATTGGACCATCCCTCTCTCCTCACTCTTG atctTTCACATAACAAAATTGGTGACAGTGGAGCTAGAGCTGTCGGAAAGCTTTTAAATGGACGGTGCATTCTTACAACCTTGAACTTGTGCGATAACAAAATTAGATCAAACGGTGCCGCTGCTATTGGTCACGCCTTGGGAAAAAACACAACACTCTCCTATATTAATCTCAGGTTAAATAG ACTTGGTGATGATGGAGGACAAGCCATTTGTCGTGCATTATTGAAGAACAGTACCCTTACACATGTTCATTTGGGCAGCAATGaccttggtgaacccacagctGCCATTCTATCACAG GTTGTAGTTTCAAACAAGGCGCTGGTGGATCTAAACTTATCGTGTAACACCATTGGACCG GATGGAGGAAAGTCATTGCAGGAAGGAATGGAAGAGAACACAACAATACAATACATGGATTTGAGACTAACAGAAGTGGGACAAGAAAATGAATACTGTATTAACCAGTTATTGAAAAGGAACAGAGAAGAACAATACCAGCAAGGGCGAAACAGCTAG